One window of the Lactococcus lactis genome contains the following:
- a CDS encoding MerR family transcriptional regulator, with protein sequence MTKTYKISEIALLTELPIATLRYYEELDLLKPARNSSNYREFTETDLEWIYFIKRAKATGMPLAKIQDYSRLREQGDSTIIQRISLLVEQERILRQQITDLEGHLDFILQKKHHYYETLQKNSES encoded by the coding sequence ATGACTAAAACTTATAAAATTTCAGAAATAGCTTTACTGACAGAACTTCCAATCGCTACTCTTCGTTATTATGAAGAACTTGATTTGTTAAAACCTGCTCGAAACTCTAGTAATTATCGAGAGTTTACAGAAACTGACCTTGAATGGATTTACTTTATCAAAAGAGCTAAAGCAACAGGAATGCCTCTTGCAAAAATCCAAGATTATTCTCGCTTAAGAGAACAAGGCGATTCAACAATTATTCAACGTATTTCACTTTTAGTTGAACAAGAGCGAATTTTACGCCAACAAATTACTGATTTAGAAGGTCACTTAGATTTTATTTTACAAAAAAAACATCATTACTATGAAACTCTTCAAAAAAACTCGGAATCTTAA
- the yaaA gene encoding S4 domain-containing protein YaaA produces MKKYILFEEYITLGQVLKELGLISTGGQAKIFLAENEGNIFYNGEAENRRGKKLRDGDLLEFPTFDLKVTFEQADADAIKEHEAEKAEEARVKAIVKKMNAENKTTKPAKKAPPRFPGRK; encoded by the coding sequence ATGAAAAAATACATTTTATTTGAAGAATATATCACACTCGGACAAGTTTTGAAAGAACTTGGATTAATTTCAACAGGAGGTCAAGCAAAAATTTTCCTTGCTGAAAACGAAGGAAATATTTTCTATAATGGCGAAGCTGAAAATCGTCGTGGCAAAAAACTCCGTGACGGAGATTTATTAGAATTTCCAACTTTTGATTTAAAAGTTACTTTTGAGCAAGCTGACGCCGATGCGATTAAAGAACATGAAGCAGAAAAAGCTGAAGAAGCGCGTGTTAAAGCTATTGTGAAAAAAATGAACGCGGAAAACAAGACGACAAAACCAGCTAAAAAAGCTCCGCCACGCTTTCCTGGTAGAAAATAA
- a CDS encoding carboxymuconolactone decarboxylase family protein — MNKKEIGLKNLAKIDGAAAEVVFDSLKDLAPDLNDMMLEFAFGTIYERGVLNFKDREMITITSLLTQGGCENQLRVHIQASLNVGLTQEEIIETFIHCAPYVNFPRVLNAIFVAKEIFTDRK; from the coding sequence ATGAATAAAAAAGAAATTGGTTTAAAAAATTTAGCGAAAATTGATGGAGCAGCTGCTGAAGTTGTTTTTGATTCACTCAAAGATCTTGCACCAGACTTGAATGATATGATGCTAGAATTCGCTTTTGGAACGATTTATGAGCGAGGAGTTCTCAATTTTAAAGACCGTGAAATGATTACTATCACCAGTTTGTTGACTCAAGGAGGCTGTGAAAATCAATTGCGCGTGCATATTCAAGCTTCGTTAAATGTTGGACTAACGCAAGAAGAAATTATTGAAACTTTTATTCACTGTGCTCCTTATGTCAATTTTCCAAGAGTTTTAAATGCTATCTTTGTTGCTAAGGAAATTTTTACTGACAGAAAGTAA
- the yfmF gene encoding EF-P 5-aminopentanol modification-associated protein YfmF, whose product MTEIKMADGVMLHLIKESKFKTVRLMVRFREEMSADTLGKRVLISNMLESTNAVYQTGKDFSRKLSEMYGASFTTGVAKKGKQHLLSLNMSIVNPKLVDFDTLGAAVDFLKIAIFQPDAANGQFNPEIFKREQRNLLHYLASMNDDRSYYASRQLANLFFEDENQALPSVGTSELIAKENPKAVFEYYQKMLTDNAIDIFVLGDVDEKRMIERFSDFNFTDRAVSKEIFYQQSLTESSVVTDEKEVAQSILQFAYQMPIAYGDKNYLALQVMNGLLGGFAHSKLFTNVREKASLAYSISSTFDSFTGFLKIAAGIDVENYEEAKSLIFEQLEAIKSGDFTELEVEQTKTMLRNAYFVGQDSPSNTIELEYVKALIPDKFLPMSEFLNALESVSKADLISVAKSLNLQAEYFMKGFTVNQEKMEVSLEK is encoded by the coding sequence TTGACAGAAATTAAAATGGCAGATGGAGTGATGCTTCATCTCATTAAAGAAAGCAAATTTAAAACAGTAAGACTAATGGTTCGTTTTCGTGAAGAAATGTCAGCTGACACCCTTGGGAAACGTGTCCTTATTTCTAATATGCTCGAAAGCACTAATGCGGTTTATCAAACTGGAAAAGATTTTAGTCGCAAATTATCTGAAATGTATGGTGCTTCGTTTACGACAGGAGTGGCTAAAAAAGGGAAACAACATTTACTTTCTCTTAATATGAGTATCGTAAATCCTAAACTTGTTGATTTTGATACTTTGGGAGCAGCAGTCGATTTCTTGAAAATTGCAATTTTTCAACCCGATGCTGCTAATGGTCAATTCAATCCCGAAATTTTCAAAAGAGAGCAAAGAAATTTATTGCATTATTTGGCCTCAATGAATGATGACCGTTCTTATTATGCCAGCCGTCAGTTGGCTAATTTATTCTTTGAAGATGAGAATCAAGCATTACCAAGTGTTGGAACGAGCGAATTGATTGCCAAAGAAAATCCAAAAGCCGTTTTTGAATATTATCAAAAAATGCTGACAGACAATGCCATTGATATCTTTGTCTTAGGTGATGTAGATGAAAAACGAATGATTGAACGATTCTCAGACTTCAATTTTACTGACAGAGCTGTCAGTAAAGAAATTTTTTATCAACAATCACTGACAGAAAGCTCAGTAGTGACAGATGAAAAAGAGGTTGCTCAATCTATTTTGCAATTCGCTTATCAAATGCCAATTGCTTATGGAGACAAAAACTACCTTGCTTTGCAAGTGATGAATGGACTTTTGGGAGGTTTTGCTCATTCAAAACTCTTTACCAATGTTCGGGAAAAAGCAAGTTTAGCCTATTCAATTTCTTCAACTTTTGATTCTTTCACAGGTTTTCTAAAAATTGCAGCTGGAATTGACGTTGAAAATTATGAAGAAGCCAAAAGTTTAATCTTTGAACAATTAGAAGCCATAAAATCAGGAGATTTTACAGAATTAGAAGTTGAGCAAACCAAAACAATGTTACGAAATGCTTATTTTGTGGGGCAGGATTCGCCGTCAAACACAATTGAGTTAGAGTATGTAAAAGCACTTATTCCAGATAAATTTTTACCGATGTCTGAATTTTTAAATGCCCTCGAATCTGTTTCAAAAGCCGATTTGATTAGCGTTGCAAAATCATTAAATCTGCAGGCAGAATACTTTATGAAAGGATTTACTGTGAATCAGGAAAAAATGGAGGTCAGCCTTGAAAAGTAA
- the recF gene encoding DNA replication/repair protein RecF (All proteins in this family for which functions are known are DNA-binding proteins that assist the filamentation of RecA onto DNA for the initiation of recombination or recombinational repair.) — translation MKLKAIELKNFRNYEELKLDFHPNLNIFLGQNAQGKTNILEAIHFLALTRSHRTSHDKELISWSQQEMKVSGVVEKAHATIPLEVQLSPKGRIAKANHLKENRLADYIGQLKILMFAPENLELVKGSPATRRKFMDIELGQIHAVYLYDSMRYNRALKERNAYLKFDKDKIDKNFLSVLDGQLAEHGNKIMLERQNFVDKLEVHAKKIHEQLTHGKENLKIIYNQNVKTDFSKELLSRQDHDIFRHQTSVGPHRDDLQFFINEINVADFGSQGQQRTVALSIKLAEIDLIFEETGEYPILLLDDVMSELDNHRQLDLIETSLGKTQTFITTTTLDHLKNLPENLSIFHVNAGTIEQEQ, via the coding sequence ATGAAACTCAAAGCAATTGAACTCAAAAATTTTCGTAATTATGAGGAATTAAAACTTGATTTTCATCCTAATCTCAATATTTTTTTAGGACAAAATGCTCAAGGGAAAACAAATATTCTTGAGGCGATTCATTTTTTAGCACTCACTCGTAGTCACAGAACCAGTCACGATAAAGAGCTCATTTCTTGGTCGCAACAAGAAATGAAGGTCTCAGGAGTCGTTGAAAAAGCTCATGCAACTATTCCACTTGAAGTTCAATTAAGTCCCAAAGGGAGAATTGCTAAAGCCAATCATCTCAAAGAAAATCGCTTAGCCGACTACATTGGTCAACTAAAAATCTTGATGTTTGCACCTGAAAATTTGGAATTGGTCAAAGGTTCTCCTGCTACCCGCAGAAAATTTATGGATATTGAACTGGGACAAATCCATGCGGTTTACCTTTATGATTCCATGCGATATAATCGTGCGTTAAAAGAACGGAATGCTTATTTAAAATTTGATAAAGACAAAATTGATAAAAATTTTTTAAGTGTTCTTGACGGACAATTAGCTGAACATGGTAATAAAATCATGCTTGAGCGGCAAAATTTTGTTGATAAACTTGAAGTTCATGCAAAAAAAATCCATGAGCAACTTACTCATGGTAAAGAAAATTTAAAAATCATTTATAATCAAAATGTGAAAACTGACTTTTCAAAAGAATTATTGAGCAGACAAGACCATGATATTTTTAGGCATCAAACATCGGTTGGCCCTCATCGTGACGATTTACAATTTTTTATCAATGAGATTAATGTTGCTGATTTTGGTAGTCAAGGACAACAACGAACCGTTGCTCTCTCAATTAAATTAGCAGAAATTGATTTAATTTTTGAAGAGACTGGTGAGTATCCGATTTTACTTTTAGATGATGTCATGAGTGAATTAGACAATCATCGTCAACTTGATTTGATTGAAACAAGTTTGGGTAAAACACAAACTTTTATAACTACAACTACTCTTGATCATCTTAAAAATTTACCTGAAAATCTGAGTATTTTCCATGTTAATGCTGGAACCATTGAACAAGAGCAATAA